Proteins encoded together in one Quercus lobata isolate SW786 chromosome 3, ValleyOak3.0 Primary Assembly, whole genome shotgun sequence window:
- the LOC115981503 gene encoding probable calcium-binding protein CML25, translating to MGFKSLFHRKKKTDSPNNLSLNSSTTTTTTTTTTTTTNSNTNSGSLDIPTQMAELEQVFKKFDVNGDGKISASELGSIMGSLGHPATEEELQKMIVEVDADGDGFIDLNEFVELNTKGVDSDEAMENLKDAFSVYDMDGNGVISADELQKVMRSLGDECSLAECKKMISGVDRNGDGLISFDEFKVMMMMGSRQDLMEPPPPRQVTV from the coding sequence atggGTTTCAAATCCCTTTTCCACCGTAAAAAGAAAACCGATTCCCCCAACAATCTTTCTCTCAATTCATCGACGACAACAACGACGACAACAACCACAACTACAACTACAAATTCAAACACGAACTCAGGATCGCTAGACATACCGACCCAGATGGCGGAACTCGAACAAGTGTTCAAGAAATTCGATGTCAATGGAGACGGCAAGATCTCGGCCTCTGAATTGGGATCCATCATGGGAAGCTTAGGCCACCCAGCCACAGAGGAAGAGCTCCAAAAGATGATTGTCGAGGTGGACGCTGACGGTGATGGGTTTATTGACTTGAACGAGTTCGTGGAACTGAACACGAAGGGCGTGGATTCCGACGAGGCCATGGAGAATCTGAAAGACGCGTTTTCGGTTTACGACATGGATGGAAATGGAGTCATATCGGCGGACGAGTTGCAGAAAGTGATGAGGAGTTTGGGGGATGAGTGCTCACTGGCCGAGTGCAAGAAGATGATCAGCGGTGTCGATAGAAACGGAGATGGGTTGATCAGTTTCGATGAGTTTAAGGTCATGATGATGATGGGTTCTCGCCAAGACTTGATGGAACCTCCACCTCCCAGACAAGTTACTGTTTAa